TTGGTCGAATCTGTAATCTTCGTCGAAGGAACTTTCAAGCTGGCCGTTACCGAAGCAACCGAAGTGCGATCGATATCCGTAATGCCTAAAGAATCGACCACTTTCGCCCAGAGAGAGGATCCCGCGTTCTGCTCGTCCGTCAGCACATCCTCTTTCGTAATCTCGCTCAGTTTCGGAATAAAACCTTCGTTCTTTTCAGTTTTCTCGCCACACGAGGGCAAAGAAGCCAATATCCCGATCGGAATAAGTGTCATTCGGCCGAACTTAAGCGCCATAACTTAGCCTCGCACAAGAAAGGATGGGTGCTATAGATGTTTCCATTCTAAAGCAGAATGGGATCGACTAAAAGTCCCGCATGAAAAAAGAATAAGCCCCCCACTGGAAATGCAAATGAGCATGCCCTATAATCAACATAAACTGTCTTCATCTATGGAATCATTTCTTGGAGTGCCCTCTATGAAATCTATGGTGGCTTCACACCGTGGGACGGCTCGTCTTACAAGCAAGCTCCTGGTACTAGGACTGTGCCTTGGCTTCCACACAAGCCACGCGTGGGCACAGGATGAAGAGACTCCGACTCCTCCTCCAGCGGAACCCGCTCCGGCAACCGATCAGGCTCCGACCGAGACTCCGGCTCCAACTGGGGAAACACCTGCTGATTCAACCACCACTCCCCCAAGCACTCCAACCGAAACTGCGCCAACCGAAGAAGGTCTGGGCGACAAGGTTAAAGATAAAGTCAAGGAACTGAAAGAAAAGCGCATCAAGAACCGCAAGGAAACCACTGATGCGGTTCTGAAACGCCGCGGCAAGGATCCTGAAACCGCCAAGTACGTGATGCTTGGTGAAGCGCAAACACTTCCGGAAAAAGTCGCTCGTTTCCGCTACGTTCGCCGCAACGTGGCAGGGAATCAGACTTTTGAAGAAGGTGGCAACAAGAAAGACGTTGGTATCGACGCCGTTATAAACGTCAATGCTTACGTACTTGAATATGGTTTAACCGATAAGATTTCTCTTCAGCTCCTCGTCCCCACCATCGCCTCGGCGGATGTGACGATCAATGCTGAGAAGTTCTCGAAGAGCAAAGTCTATGCAAAGAAGTACAAGGAACTGATGGATCAGGTCGTCCCCTTCCTTCAGAGCCAAGGTCAGTGCACGACCGATGAAGACTGTTTGAACAAGATCAACAACGAAGCCTACGCAATCCCAACGGATTCGAGCCTTGTGCTTCCCACAGGTGAAGTTTATACGGTGAAAGGCGGTATTCCGGTTGAGCGCGCCGCCTACTCCCTCATCACCAACGCCGCCAAGCCTCAAAAAGGCAAAACCGGCCTCAGCGACATCATGCTGGCCGCTCTTTTCAACGTCTATAACACCAAGGAGCAGATGTTCTCGGTGGGTGCAGGCGTTCGCCTTCCTACCGGCGAAGCGGACGACGAAAAATCCTATAACCGCACAGGCAGCGGCTTCACAACTCTCGGCCTCGCTCTGAAGTATGACTACCGCATCATCGACCCTCTGATGGTTTCCTTCAGCAACCAGACCGAATTGCATGTGAAGAACCCGAACTACAAGCGTCACAGCCTCGTCGATCCAGACAAGCTGAATGAAGCCGACCCTAACGTGAAAGGCGCTGACCTGAGCCCTGCCGTTCCCGGTGATGGCGATGGCGTGTCGAACAACTTCGAAGTCTCCCGCAAGGGTGTTCTGAATACGGGTTATGTCCGCCTTGGTTATGCCCTCGGCGCTCTGTCCCCTGCACTCTCGACCCTTTCGGTTCTCGGCTATTACAACTGGAACTTCGATCCTGAAACCTATTACGACGGCGTGTCCCAGCACAATGCATCGCGCTCCACCAGCATCAGCTATGCGCTGGGCTTTGATGGTCTCGGTCTTCAGCCCAGAATTCCCGTGGGCGTGAGTGTATCGCAGGAGCGTATGCTGACAGGTGAGAATGTTGCGGTGGCCGCAGTGAACACTTACTTCAACCTTGTACTCTACTACAAGTTCTAAGCTTTACGGCTTGAAGTTTCGAAGGGGCTGCAAAGCCCCTTTTTTTATGCCCGATGCTGCTCCCAGAAATCCCGCATATCATCCGGCATCCCACAGCGCACCTCATGAACCTTGCCATCCTCAGGATGAACGAAAGCCAAGGCCTCGGCATGCAAAAGACAGCGGCGGAACCCGGTCTGCTTCACGACGTTATCGGTGAGCCCATGAACGAACCATTCCAGGAACACCTGCTCATCCGGATGAAAGAGTCTATCCCCCACCAAATGAAGCCCGGCATAGGCCGCATGAATACGGATCTGATTGGTGCGGCCGGTCTTTGGCAGAGCCTTTAAAAGAGTAAAATCCGAACGCCTCTCCAGCACTTGAAAATGCGTCTCCGCCGATTGACCTTCCGGCACGACCCATTTTTTGATCCGTATCTCGCTGCTGGTCAGATCCCCGATCGGACCTTTTTCAATCCACTTCTCTTCCTGGCTCACGCCATGGGTGATCGCCAGATATTCCTTGTGAAGATTCCGTTCGGCCAAGGAACGCGCCAGCTGATTCCGCACCGCGGTCGTGGCCCCGCATAAAACAATACCCGAGGTTTCACGATCCAGCCGATGAACGGCGGCCCACTCGGGACCCAGTTCAGTCTTCACCAGCTCGGAAAAAGTATTTTTCCGATACGCCCCGTTCTCATGCATAGGAAGGGGAGCCGGCTTGAAAACAGCCATGACCGCACCTTTGCGCCATATTGGATAGATGCCGCGATCGACCTCAGGCTCGGCGGTCTGGGGATGATGAAGGACGAGCTGCTGCCCTTCTCTCAGCCTATACGCCACACCGACAGAGGCCCCATCCACCAGCACTTCACTGGTCTTCAGACGCTTCTGCCAGCCGGCTCGCGAAAGGAAAGGAAAATGCCGGGCAAGGTACGCGTCAGCCCTTTCCCCCGCATGATACGAAGAAACAGGCAGGCCGAGGGGCCGGAAGGCGCCGCTTTCATCTGGATTTTCAACTGGACTTTTGTGCATTTGGCTTTACATTGAGCTGTTGGTTTGTCGGTTCAACAAGAGGAATAACCTGGCATACTATGGACGCCAAGGGAATAAAACTCATCGCCAGCAACAAGAAGGCTTACCACGAGTACAACATCGGGGACAAGTACGAGGCTGGTATTGCGCTCCAGGGAACGGAAGTCAAGGCTCTCCGTGATGGACGCTGCAATCTGAACGATGGCTGGGTGGACCTGACCAACGCCGAAGCGATTCTGCGTGAAGTGCATATCGGGCACTACTCACACGGCAATATCATGAACCACATGGAAAGACGCTCCCGGCGCCTTTTGCTCCATGCTGCGGAAATCAAAAAGCTCGAACGCGCGATCTCGGAGAAGGGATTTACGCTGGTTCCCTTGAAAATTTATTTCAAGGGACGCTATGTGAAGCTTGAGATTGGACTCGGCAAAGGGAAAAAAGCCCACGATAAACGCGAATCATCCAAAGAAAAAGACGCCAAGCGGGAAATTCATCGGGCCATGAAGGGCAACCGCTGATAAGGCTCAATCCGGCAGCTTCTTGGTCGCGGCCGGCACAGCCTTCTCGACTTTTTCAGGAGCCGGCTTCTCGGTCGGCTTCTCCGCAGAGACTTCGACAGTGGAAGCTTTCTCTCCCGACTTCTCACCATCACGGACAATCGGCAGCTCGCGCCATTCACCTGTGGCCGCATCCCCCACGCGAATGGACTGCACGCCATCATCCAGAAGGCTCCGGCTCAGAACCACGATCTTGCGGCCGCGCTGCCCAAACACAGCCTGGCTGAAATACTGGCCCTCGGGCGCTTTCAGAATCTTATCCATCTGCCCCTTGGCACTGTTGTAGATCAGCACCTGGCGCATCTCACGCCGCAGATCCGGATTCGCCCCCTGGACAAGGCAGATGCCGGTTCGAAAATCCACATTCACGCCCACGCGATCCGCCAGCACACCATCCGGCAGGCGGATATCAATTCCACGAAAGGCATCCCCCGACCAGCCTTTGATCTGCTTTACCTGCAGTATGCGACCGGCATCGCCCGACGTCACGATTCCAAACTGATCCTGATCCTGGACCAGACGCATGCCCTTTTTCAGCTTCAAAACTGCGCTGGGCTCCGGGTCATGATCATCGAGCCGCACGAGTTCGTCCTGCTCCGGTTTGAAACCGATCAGCTGCAGAGGAGCG
The nucleotide sequence above comes from Oligoflexus sp.. Encoded proteins:
- a CDS encoding transporter; the protein is MKSMVASHRGTARLTSKLLVLGLCLGFHTSHAWAQDEETPTPPPAEPAPATDQAPTETPAPTGETPADSTTTPPSTPTETAPTEEGLGDKVKDKVKELKEKRIKNRKETTDAVLKRRGKDPETAKYVMLGEAQTLPEKVARFRYVRRNVAGNQTFEEGGNKKDVGIDAVINVNAYVLEYGLTDKISLQLLVPTIASADVTINAEKFSKSKVYAKKYKELMDQVVPFLQSQGQCTTDEDCLNKINNEAYAIPTDSSLVLPTGEVYTVKGGIPVERAAYSLITNAAKPQKGKTGLSDIMLAALFNVYNTKEQMFSVGAGVRLPTGEADDEKSYNRTGSGFTTLGLALKYDYRIIDPLMVSFSNQTELHVKNPNYKRHSLVDPDKLNEADPNVKGADLSPAVPGDGDGVSNNFEVSRKGVLNTGYVRLGYALGALSPALSTLSVLGYYNWNFDPETYYDGVSQHNASRSTSISYALGFDGLGLQPRIPVGVSVSQERMLTGENVAVAAVNTYFNLVLYYKF
- a CDS encoding RluA family pseudouridine synthase, with protein sequence MHKSPVENPDESGAFRPLGLPVSSYHAGERADAYLARHFPFLSRAGWQKRLKTSEVLVDGASVGVAYRLREGQQLVLHHPQTAEPEVDRGIYPIWRKGAVMAVFKPAPLPMHENGAYRKNTFSELVKTELGPEWAAVHRLDRETSGIVLCGATTAVRNQLARSLAERNLHKEYLAITHGVSQEEKWIEKGPIGDLTSSEIRIKKWVVPEGQSAETHFQVLERRSDFTLLKALPKTGRTNQIRIHAAYAGLHLVGDRLFHPDEQVFLEWFVHGLTDNVVKQTGFRRCLLHAEALAFVHPEDGKVHEVRCGMPDDMRDFWEQHRA
- the smpB gene encoding SsrA-binding protein SmpB — its product is MDAKGIKLIASNKKAYHEYNIGDKYEAGIALQGTEVKALRDGRCNLNDGWVDLTNAEAILREVHIGHYSHGNIMNHMERRSRRLLLHAAEIKKLERAISEKGFTLVPLKIYFKGRYVKLEIGLGKGKKAHDKRESSKEKDAKREIHRAMKGNR